The genomic region CGTGGCCTGATCGGGTCACTCCCCCTTCCCGCATCACGCTCCGTGCGGGACGCTCGCAAGTGGCGACACCCTTACGAGGAGGCACCAAGTGGTCGACGCGGATCAGACATTCATCATCGTCGGAGGCGGACTCGCCGGCGCCAAGGCGGCCGAGACGCTCCGGGCGGAGGGCTTCACCGGCCGGGTGATACTGATCTGCGACGAACGTGACCACCCCTACGAGCGTCCGCCGCTGTCCAAGGGCTACCTCCTCGGCAAGGAGGAACGCGACAGCGTCTTCGTGCACGAGCCCGCCTGGTACGCGGCGAACGACATCGAGCTGCACCTCGGCCAGACCGTCGACGCGATCGACCGTGCGGCCAAGACCGTCCGCTTCGGCGAGGACGGCACCGTCGTCCGCTACGACAAGCTGCTCCTGGCGACCGGCGCCGAGCCCCGCCGCCTCGACATCCCGGGCACGGACCTGGCCGGCGTCCACCACCTGCGCCGGCTCGCGCACGCCGAGCGGCTCAAGCACGTACTGACCAATCTCGGGCGGGACAACGGCCACCTCGTGATCGCGGGCGCCGGCTGGATCGGCCTGGAGGTCGCGGCGGCGGCCCGCGAGTACGGCGCGGAGGTCACCGTGGTCCACCGCGGGCCGACCCCGCTGCACCACGTCCTCGGCCCCGAGCTCGGCCAGCTCTTCGCCGACCTGCACCGCGACCACGGCGTCCGCTTCCACTTCGGCAGCCGGCTCACCGAGATCGTCGGCCAGGACGGCATGGTCCTCGCGGCCCGCACGGACGACGGCGAGGAACACCCGGCGCACGACGTCCTGGCCGCGATCGGCGCGGCCCCGCGGGTCGCCCTCGCCGAGGCGGCCGGGCTGGAGATCGCCGACCGGGCGCGCGGCGGCGGCGTCGTGGTCGACGAGCGGCTGCGCACCTCCGACCCCGACATCTACGCGGCCGGCGACGTGGCCTCCTTCCACCACACCCTCTTCGAGACCAGCCTGCGGGTGGAGCACTGGGCCAACGCGCTGAACGGCGGCCCGGCGGCGGCCCGCTGCATGCTCGGCCGGGACGTGACGTACGACCGGGTTCCCTACTTCTTCTCCGACCAGTACGACCTCGGCATGGAGTACTCCGGCTGGGCGCCCCCGGGGACGTACGATCAGGTGGTGATCCGGGGGGACGCGAGCCGGCGCGAGTTCATCGCCTTCTGGGTGAAGGAGGGCCGGGTGCTGGCCGGGATGAACGTGAACGTGTGGGATGTCACAGACAAGATCCAGCAGCTGATCCGGTCGAAGGCCCGGGTGAGCACGGAGGCACTGGCGGACCCGCACGCACCGCTGGACAGCCTCGCCTCCTAGCCGTCGGGAGTGTCGGTTCCGCCCCGTAGAATCGCTCCGTGGCTGGGCGGATCAACGACGAGGACGTGAAGGCGGTACGGGACGCGGTCCCGATCGACGCCGTGGTGTCCGAGTACCTCCAGCTGCGGGGCGCGGGCGGCGGCAACCTCAAGGGTCTCTGCCCGTTCCACGACGAGAAGTCACCGTCCTTCCAGGTCAGCCCGAGCAAGGGACTGTTCCACTGCTTCGGCTGCCAGGAGGGCGGCGACACCATCACGTTCGTGATGAAGATCGACCACCTCTCCTTCTCGGAGGCGGTCGAGCGCCTGGCCGGCCAGGCGGGCATCACCCTGCGCTACGAGGAGGGCGGGTACAACCCCTCCCACCAGCGCGGCGAACGCATCCGCCTGGTCGAGGCCCACAAGATCGCGGCCGAGTGGTACGCGGAACAGCTCGCGACCTCCCCCGAGGCCGACACCGGCCGGGTCTTCCTCGCCGAGCGCGGTTTCGACCAGGCCGCCGCCGTCCACTTCGGCGTCGGCTACAGCCCCCAGGGCTGGGACCACCTCACGCGTTACCTGCGCGGCAAGGGCTTCACGGACAAGGAACTCATCCTCTCCGGCCTCGCCCAGGAGGGCCGCCGCGGCCCCATCGACCGGTTCCGCGGCCGCCTGATGTGGCCCATCCGCGACATCGGCGGCGACGTCGTCGGCTTCGGCGCCCGCAAGCTGTACGAGGCGGACAACGGCCCCAAGTACCTCAACACTCCCGACACGGCGATCTACCGGAAGTCCCAGGTCCTCTACGGCATCGACCTGGCGAAGAAGGAGATCGCGAAGACGAGCCGCGCGGTGGTCGTCGAGGGCTACACGGACGTGATGGCCTGCCACCTGGCCGGGGTGACGACCGCCATCGCCACCTGCGGCACGGCCTTCGGCGGCGACCACATCAAGATCCTCCGCCGCCTGCTGATGGACAACGGCTCGGCCCGCGTCATCTTCACCTTCGACGGCGACGCCGCCGGCCAGAAGGCCGCCCTGCGCGCGTTCGAGGACGACCAGAAGTTCGCCGCCGAGACGTACATCGCCATCGCCCCCGACGGCATGGACCCCTGTGACCTGCGCCTGGCCAAGGGCGACGAGGCAGTGGCGGACCTGGTCGAACCCCGCACCCCGCTCTTCGAGTTCGCCCTCCGCCAGATCGTGAGCCGCTACGACCTCGACACCCCGGCCGGCCGCGCCGCCGCCCTGGACGAGGCCGCTCCGATCGTCGCCCGCATCAAGAACAGCGGCGCCCAGCACGAGGTCGCCGTCCAGCTCGCCGGCATGCTCGGCATCCTCGACACCCAGTTCGTGGTCAAGCGCGTGGCCCAGCTGGCCCGCTGGGCCCGCGACCGCGGCGGCAAGGGCCCGGCCCCGGACCGGCACCAGCACGGGTCACAGCAGTACGCCGCCGCCCAGCCGTCCGCCGCCCCCCGCGGCCCGGCCCTCAACCTGCGCAACCCCGTCTACGCCACCGAACGCGAACTGCTCAAACTCGCCCTCCAGCGCCCCGAGCTGGTCTCCCCGGCCTTCGACGCGTACGGCGTCGACGAGTTCACCGCCCCGCCCTACGCCGCCGTACGCCAGGCCATCCTGGACGCCGGCGGCGCCGAACTGGGCGTCGCGGACCCCCAGGACTACCTGGTGAAGGTCCGTGAGGCCGCCCCGGACGACGCGGTCCGCGCGATGGTGACGGAACTGGCCGTCGAGGCGATCCTGCTGCACAAGGGCGTGAAGGGCGTCGACGAGACCTACGCGGGCGCCCAGTTGGTCACCGTCCGCCGCCGCGCCGTCGAACGCCGCATCCGCGACATCACGAGCCAGCTCACCCGCCTCGGCACCCACGGCGACCCGGCCCAGCTGGCCGCCGTGCAGAACGAACTCTGGGTCCTCCAGCAGTACGACCAGGCCCTCCGGGAGCACGGCGCCGCCGCGCTCTGAGGTCACCGCGCGGTCACGGACCGGAAGCAAAAAGTCATCGCACGCCCCTCGTGGCGAGGATGTGTCTTACCCCACACTGGGTTCCGGTGCCTGAGTCCTCGGAGCGCGGCCGATCCGTCCCCGACGGGTCCCAGACCCCCGCGGTTCCGCTCATCGCGTACGGGACGGACAGCGGCGAGGCCGCCGACTCCGCCCCCGAAGTACCGCTGCCGCCCTCCTTGGCAGCGATCATCCTGGAGGTCGCCCCCGTGCAGACCCAGACCCTCACCCAGACCGACGCCAGCGGTGCCGTCGGCGTCGACGGCAGCGCACCGGACGCGGAGGACGACGTCCTCCCCGCGGTCCCGGCGCAGAGCCGCGTCGTGCTCCGCCCCGAGACGGAACCGGAGGAGCCGCCCGCCGAGGCCATCGAGACGGCCGAGGCTCCCGAGGCCGTCGAACCGCCACCGGCCCGCCCCGACACCGGTGGCCCCTCCTCCGACCTGTTCCGCCAGTACCTGCGGGAGATCGGCCGCATCCCCCTGCTGACCGCCGCCGAGGAGGTCGAACTCGCCCGCCGCGTCGAGGCCGGCCTGTTCGCCGAGGAGAAGCTGCGACTCGCCCCCGACCTGGACAGCCAGCTGGCGCTGGACCTCGACCGCCTCGTCGTCATGGGCCGGATGGCCAAGCGCCGCCTCATCGAGGCCAACCTGCGCCTGGTCGTCTCCGTCGCCAAGCGCTACGTCGGGCGCGGCCTGACCATGCTCGACCTCGTCCAGGAGGGCAACCTGGGGCTCATCCGGGCCGTCGAGAAGTTCGACTACGCCCGCGGCTACAAGTTCTCCACCTACGCCACCTGGTGGATCCGCCAGGCCATGTCCCGCGCCCTGGCCGACCAGGCCCGCACCATCCGCGTCCCCGTGCACGTCGTGGAGCTCATCAACCGGGTCGTCCGCGTCCAGCGCCGCATGCTCCAGGAGCGGGGGTACGAGCCGACACCGGAAGAGGTCGCCGCCCACCTCGACCTGCCCCCGGAGCGCGTCAGCGAAGTGCTGCGCCTCGCCCAGGAGCCGGTGTCGTTGCACGCGCCCGTGGGCGAGGAGGACGACGTCGCCCTCGGCGACCTGATCGAGGACGGCGACGCCACCAGCCCCGTCGAATCCGCCGCGTTCCTCCTGCTCAAGGAGCATCTGGAAGCGGTCCTGTCGACCCTGGGGGAGCGGGAGCGCAAGGTCGTCCAGCTCCGCTACGGCCTCGCCGACGGCCGCCCCCGCACGCTGGAGGAGATCGGCCGCATCTTCGGCGTCACCAGGGAACGCATACGGCAGATCGAGTCGAAGACCCTGAACAAGCTCCGCGACCACGCCTTCGCGGACCAGCTGAGGGGTTATCTGGACTGATGCCGCCCGCGGGCCGGCGGGGGTCGTTCGCGCAGTTCCCCGCGCCCCTCGGGGGCGTTCAGCTGACGCCCGTCAGGGGCGCGGGGCTGTATCGATGTGCGGCTCCGCCGCGTGGGACGCGACCAGCTCAGTCGACCTCTGCCGCCGCCTGCGCGAACTGCGCCTTGTACAGCCGGGCGTAGGCCCCGCCCGCCGCCAGCAGCTCCTCGTGTCCGCCCTGCTCCACGATCGCCCCGTTCTCCATCACCAGAATCGTGTCCGCGTCCCGGATCGTCGACAGCCGGTGTGCGATGACGAACGAGGTGCGTCCGTGCGCGAGTTTGGCCATCGCCTTCTGGATGAGTACCTCGGTGCGGGTGTCGACCGAGCTGGTGGCCTCGTCGAGCACCAGGATCACCGGGTCGGACAGAAACGCCCGGGCGATGGTGATCAGCTGCTTCTCACCCGCGCTGACCCCCGCCCCCTCGTCGTCGATCACCGTGTCGTACCCGTCCGGCAGCGTACGGATGAACCGGTCCGCGTGCGCGGCCCGGGCCGCCTCCTCGATCTCCCCCCGCGTCACGTCCCGCGCGGCCCCGTACGCGATGTTCTCCGCGATGGTGCCGCCGAACAGCCAGGTGTCCTGGAGCACCATGCCGATCCCGGCGCGCAGTTCGTCCCGGGACATCCGCGCGATGTCGACCCCGTCGAGGGTGATACGCCCGCCGGTGACGTCGTAGAACCGCATCAAGAGGTTCACCAGCGTCGTCTTGCCGGCACCGGTCGGGCCGACGATGGCCACCGTCTGCCCGGGCTCGACCTTCAGCGACAGGTCCTCGATCAGCGGCTTGTCGGGGTCGTAGCGGAACGACACGTGCTCCAGCGCCACCTGCCCGCGCAGTTCCTCGGGCCGCACGCCCGGCACCGGGTCGGCGCCCTGCTCCTCCGCGTCCAGCAGTTCGAAGACCCGCTCGGCCGAGGCGACGCCCGACTGCACCAGGTTCGCCATGGACGCGACCTGCGTCAGCGGCATGGAGAACTGCCGCGAGTACTGGATGAAGGCCTGCACATCACCGATGGACAGCGAGCCAGTGGCGACCCGCAGCCCGCCGACGACCGCGACCAGCACGTAGTTGAGGTTCGACACGAAGAACATCAGCGGCTGCATGACGCCGCTGTTGAACTGCGCCCGGAACCCGGCCTCGTACAGCGCCTCGTTCTGCTCGGCGAACTGCCGCGCCGACTCCTCCTGCCGTCCGAACACCTTCACGAGCGCGTGCCCGGTGTACATCTCCTCGATGTGCGCGTTCAGGGCGCCCGTCGAGCGCCACTGCTGCACGAAGTGCGGCTGCGACCGCTTGCCCACGCGCGTGGCGATGACGAACGACAGCGGCACCGTCACCAGCGCGACCAGCGCCAGGATCCACGAGACGTAGAACATCATGGCGAGCACGCCGATGATGGTCAGCACCGAGTTGATGAGCTGCCCCATCGACTGCTGGAGCGTCTGCCCGATGTTGTCGATGTCGTTCGTCGCCCGGGACAGCACCTCGCCGCGCTGGCGCTTGTCGAAGTACGACAGCGGCAGCCGCGACAGCTTCGTCTGCACGTCCTCGCGCATCCGGAACATGGTGTGGTTCACGGCCCGGTTCACCAGCCGCGTCGCCACCGCCATCAGCAGCCCGGCCACCGTGAACACGCCCAGCGCGAGCAGCAGCACGTGCCCGACGGCGGTGAAGTCGATGCCCTCGCCCGGGGTGAAGTCGGTGCTGCGCAGCATGTCGGCGACGTCACCGTCCCCGCGCTGCCGCATCTGGTCGAGCACCTGCTCCTTGCTCGCCCCCTCCGGCATCCCCCGCCCGACGATGCCCGCGAAGACCAGGTCGGTCGCCTTGCCGAGGATCTTCGGCCCGACGACGTTGAGGCCGACGCTGAGCACCACGCACGCCAGCAGCACGACGATGGTGATGCGCTCCGGCCGGAACCGCGCGACGAGCCGTTTGCCCGACCCCTTGAAGTCCAGCGAGCGCTGGTCGGGGCCGCCCCCGGCCATCATCCGCCCCATGGGCCCCGCCATCAGGCAGCCTCCGCTTCCGTGAGCTGGGAGAGCACGATCTCCCGGTAGGTCTCGTTGTCCGCCATCAGCTCGTGGTGCCGGCCGGTGCCGACGACCCGGCCCTCGTCGAGGACGACGATCCGGTCGGCGTCCCGGATGGTCGCCACCCGCTGGGCGACGATCACCACGGTCGCCTCCGCGGTCTCCTGCGCGAGCGCGGCGCGCAGGGCGGCGTCCGTGGCGTAGTCGAGGGCGGAGAAGGAGTCGTCGAAGAGGTAGATCTCCGGCCGCTGCACGAGCGTCCGGGCGATCGCGAGCCGCTGCCGCTGACCGCCCGAGACGTTCGTCCCGCCCTGCGCGATCGGCGCGTCGAGCCCGCCCTCCAGCCGCTGGACGAACTCCTTGGCCTGCGCCACCTCCAGCGCGTGCCACAGCTCCTCGTCGGTGGCGTCCGGATTGCCGTAGCGCAGGTTGGTCGCGACCGTGCCCGCGAACAGATACGGCTTCTGGGGCACCAGCCCGACGGTCTTCGCGAGCAGCTCCGGATCGATCTCCGCCGCCTCGACACCGTCCACGAGCACCTGCCCCTCGGTCGCGTCGAACAGCCGCGGGACCAGCCCGAGCAGCGTGGACTTGCCGCTGCCGGTCGAGCCGATGACGGCGGTCGTCTCGCCCGGCCGGGCCACCAGGTCCACGGCCCGCAGCACCGGCTCCTCGGCACCCGGGTAGCGGAAGCCCGCCCCGCGGAGCTCCAGATGCCCGTGCCGCCGCAGCTCCCGCACGGGCGCGGACGGCGGCACGACGCTCGACGAGGTGTCCAGCACCTCCTGGATGCGCTCCGCACACACCTCCGCGCGCGGCACCATCATGAACATGAAGGTGGCCATCATCACGGACATGACGATCTGCATCAGATAGGCGAGGAACGCCGTCAGGTCACCGATCTGCATCCCGCCGCTGTCGATCCGGTGCGCGCCGAACCACACCACGGCGATGGACGACATGTTCACCACCGTCATGACGATCGGGAACATCAGCGCGAGCAGGTTGCCGGTGCCCAGCGCGAAGTCGGTGAGATCGGTGTTGGCCTTCCGGAAGCGCTGCTGCTCGTACTCGTCCCGGACGAAGGCCCGGATGACGCGGTTGCCGGTGATCTGCTCGCGCAGCACCCGGTTCACCGTGTCCAGCCGCTCCTGCATGGCCCGGAACAGCGGCCGCAGCCGCCGCACGATCAGCGTCACGCAGATGCCCAGCACCGGCACGACCGCCACCAGCACCCCGGACAGCGGCACGTCCAGCCCGAGCGCCAGCACGATGCCGCCCACGCACATGATCGGCGCCGACACCATCAGTGTGAACGTCATCAGCACCAGCATCTGCACCTGCTGGACGTCGTTCGTCGTGCGGGTGATCAGCGAGGGGGCCCCGAAGTGACCCACCTCACGCGCGGAGAACGACTGCACCCGGTCGAACACGGCGGCCCGCACGTCCCGCCCGAGCGCCGACGCCGTACGGGCGCCGTAGTACACGGCACCGATGTTGCACACGACCTGGACCAGCGACATGCCGATCATCAGGGCGCCGTAGCCGAGGATGTAGCCGGTGTCGCCGTTCACGACACCCCGGTCGATGATGTGCGCGTTCAGCGTGGGCAGGTAGAGCGTGGCGCAGGTCTGCAGGAACTGCAGCAGCACCAGCAGAGCGATGGGTCTCTTGTAGGGCCTGAGACAGGTCCGCAGGAGTCGTATGAGCACGCTGCTTCTCTCGGAGTGGGGTGACGGGGCGGTTGGTTGCCCGTGGCCCCTATCGTCGAACACTCCACCCGCGTTACCTCAACCGAATTAACCCAACAGGCGGTCAAAACGCCCCGGGATGCGTCTGCTCCCGCACCGACACGAACTGCTGCCGCACCGCCTGCCCCACGGCCAGCTCCTCCCCGGGCTCCAGCACCTGCGCGACCGCGCCCTGCCAGGCCGGCGGGGTCCGCGCGTCGAGCGTGCCCTGGGACGCCCCGAGCGCCCATGCCGCCTGCCGGGCGGCCCCGATCGCCGCGTAGTCCGCCGGTTGCGGCACCACGACCTGCGTCCCGAACAGCGACGGCGCGGCCGCCTGCACGGCGGGCAGCTCGGCGGCCGGACCGAGCAGGAACACCCGCCGCACCTCCACACCCCGGGCGCGCAGCATGTCCAGCGCGTCCGCGAGCCCGCACAGCATGCCCTCGAACGCGGCCCGCGCCAGATGCTCCGCCTTCATCGACTCGCGCCTGAGCCCCGCCAGGGTCCCCGCGGTGTGCGGCAGGTTCGGCGTCCGCTCACCCTCCAGATAGGGCAGCAGCACCAGCCCGTGCGCCCCCGGCGTCGACTTCATCGCCAGCTCGGACAGGCTCTCCAGATCGGGCAGCCCCAGCAGCTCCGCGGTCCCGCGCAGCGTGCGTACGGCGTTCAGCGTGGTGACGACCGGCAGGTGCATGCCGGTCGCGTCGGCCAACGCGGTGATCATGCCGGAGCCGTCGACCAGCGCCTCGGGATGCACGGCCATCACGGACCCGGACGCGCCCAGCGACACGACGGCGTCCCCGAGCCCGATGCCGAGCCCGAACGCCGCCGCCATGGTCTCGCCGGTCCCTACGGAGATCAGCAGCCCCTCCGGCGTCGTACCGGCCGCGTCCGCCGGGCCGATCACCTCCGGCAGCATCACCTGGTGCCCGAGCGCCAGCTCGACCAGGTCGGGCCGGTAGGCGCCGGTCGCCGCGGACCAGTACCCGGTCCCGGACGCCCCGCCCCGGTCGGTGGTTCTGCGGACCGGCCGGCCCAGCAGCTGCCACACCAGCCAGTCATGGGCCTGCAGCAGGATCGCGGTGCGCTGCGCGTTCTCCGGCTCGGTCCGGGCCAGCCAGCGCAGCTTCGTCACCGGCTGCGCGGCCTGCGGCACACACCCCACCGCCTGCGCCCACGCCTCGCGCCCCCCGAGCGCGTCGATCAGGTCGGCCGCCGCGACCTGCGTCCGCTTGTCGGCGCCGACCATCGCCGGCCGCACGGTGTTGCCCTGCGCGTCCAGCGGCACGACGGCGTTCTGCTGCGCCGAGACGCCGATCGCCTGCACGCCCTCCAGCAGCCCGCCGCCCGCGGCCTCGCCCAGGGACAGCAGCCAGGCCTGCGGGTCGACGTCGGACGGCCGGCCGCCGCTGTCGGGGCTCTCCACCGGATGCGGTGCATATCCCTGCCTGAGCACGGCTCCGGAGTCCGTGTCACAGACGACGATACGAGTGAAATCGGGTGAACTGTCCAACCCGGCGACTATCCCCATGGCCAAAATTCTGCCGTACCGCTGCGCCGGCTGGAGCCGTGGGCGCCGTGGGGGGTGTCGCCGGGCTTCGGGTGCGGGTCTCGTCGTGGCCGGTCGCGCAGTTCCCCGCGCCCCTTGGGGGCGCGGGCGTACTCGGCGCCTGACAAGGGACTGTTACGTGTTGCTCGTGCCCCAGTCGTCCTCGCCGCCGTTGTGGGTGGCGCGCTCCTTGAGGTGGCGGACGCGTTCGGCCACCGAGTCGGGGACGCGGTCGCCGACCCTGTCGCTCACCACGTGGTAGGCCTTGCCCGCGAACTCGCGGCCCTGCTGGGCTGCCGTCTCCGCGGTGTTACGGACGGCCGGGTTCTGTGCGAACTGCTGGGCCGACTTCTTCAGCTGTTCGTAGCGCTCGCGTCCGGCCCTCGTGCCCAGCACGTAACCCAGGACGACTCCGGCGACGAACGTGAGCCGGTAACGCATGGCGGCCACCCTTCCCTTGCGTAGGTCTCCGATGCGGCGACGGCGCCGGGGAGTACCGATTGGCGGAGCACCCCCCTGCTTGCGCTAATGTATGTGTCGCAGCGAGCGCGCGCCCCCTGGCGAATACCCAGGTAGGTACGTTCGATGCAAAACGAGACCTTCCTCGGTAGCTCAATTGGCAGAGCAGCCGGCTGTTAACCGGCAGGTTACTGGTTCGAGTCCAGTCCGGGGAGCTCGGTCCTCCGTAGCTCAATTGGCAGAGCAGCCGGCTGTTAACCGGCAGGTTACTGGTTCGAGTCCAGTCGGGGGAGCATGCTGAACGAGGACCCCCGCAGGGGTCCTTTTTCATGTCCGTTCCGATCTTCCGGGAACCGCGCGGCGCCGGGCGCAGTCCTCATGGTCACGAAGGCCGTGCGTAGCCGACCATCCGAAGCAGGAGATCGTATGAGCGGCTATGCTGCGGCAGACGGCGCGCACACATGTACGCGACACGCCGCTATGGGGCGGTAGCTCAGCCGGTTAGAGCAGCGGACTCATAATCCGTCGGCCGTGGGTTCGAGTCCCACCCGCCCCACCTTTGCAGGTCGCTGACCTGCTGAAACGTTCATTTTTGGGTGCCGGAGCGTCAACTTCGCCTGGACGGACCGAATCCGCTGCTCGTGGGTTTGGAGTCGGGCGGTGCTCGGGGGAGCTCCACACCCTGACCTGCGGGTGAGTAGATGGCCGGTGCGCGGACGCGGTAGGGCGACGTCGGCTGCCGTCTGTGCGGTCGACGACCGGTGCGGGAACCCGCTGCCACACGGCGCGCGCACGGCTCATCGGCCGGCCTCCGACCGCGGGCGCTCGTCCAGCAGTCCGGCCCGCTGCGCCAGCAGCGCGGCCTGCACCCGGCTCGTCACCCGCAGCTTGGTGAGGACCGCGCTGACGTGGTCCTTCACCGTGCCGCACGACACCGCCCGCGGCCAGGGTGCGCACCAGGTGGGCGAGCTGGTCGGGCTCGGTGTCCTTGAGGAGGAAGCCGGCCGCGCCGGAGTGCAGCGCGGTCAGGATGTACTCGTCGGTGTCGAACGTGGTCAGCATCGCCACCACCGGCGGATCGGGCATCGTGCGCAGCTCGCGCAGGACGGTGAGCCCGTCGACGTCCGGCATCCGGATGTCCAGCAGCACCACGTCGGGTCGCTCCCGGCGGACGGTCCCCACCGCGTCGCCGCCGCTCGCGGTCGCGACGACCTCGATGTCCTCGGACGCGCCGAGAATGAGTTCGAAGCCCGAGCGGACCAGTGCCTCGTCACGGTGGGGTGGCACCCTCCAGTCGGCAGGGGCACCGCTCCCGGCCGACGCGGCGTCCCCCGCACAAAGCGGCGTTCGGCTCAGGGCGTGGGCGTCGGGGCGGAGCCGTGGCGGCGCTGGCGGTGGGTGTACGCGGTGATCGCCTGCCACAGGTGGCGGCGGTCGGTGTCGGGCCAGAGGTCCGGGGTGAAGTGCAGCTCGGCGTAGGCGGTGTGCCAGGGCAGGAAGTTGGAGGTGCGCTGCTCGTTGCCGGTGCGCCAGAGCAGGTCGACGTCCGGCATGTCCGGGCGGGGCAGGTGCCGCGCGAAGTCCTCCTCGCCGATCAGGTCGGGATCCAGCTGGCCGGCCCGGGCCCGGCGGGCGAGGGCCGCGGCGGCGCGGGTGAGCTCGTCGCGGC from Streptomyces chartreusis NRRL 3882 harbors:
- a CDS encoding ABC transporter ATP-binding protein, with protein sequence MLIRLLRTCLRPYKRPIALLVLLQFLQTCATLYLPTLNAHIIDRGVVNGDTGYILGYGALMIGMSLVQVVCNIGAVYYGARTASALGRDVRAAVFDRVQSFSAREVGHFGAPSLITRTTNDVQQVQMLVLMTFTLMVSAPIMCVGGIVLALGLDVPLSGVLVAVVPVLGICVTLIVRRLRPLFRAMQERLDTVNRVLREQITGNRVIRAFVRDEYEQQRFRKANTDLTDFALGTGNLLALMFPIVMTVVNMSSIAVVWFGAHRIDSGGMQIGDLTAFLAYLMQIVMSVMMATFMFMMVPRAEVCAERIQEVLDTSSSVVPPSAPVRELRRHGHLELRGAGFRYPGAEEPVLRAVDLVARPGETTAVIGSTGSGKSTLLGLVPRLFDATEGQVLVDGVEAAEIDPELLAKTVGLVPQKPYLFAGTVATNLRYGNPDATDEELWHALEVAQAKEFVQRLEGGLDAPIAQGGTNVSGGQRQRLAIARTLVQRPEIYLFDDSFSALDYATDAALRAALAQETAEATVVIVAQRVATIRDADRIVVLDEGRVVGTGRHHELMADNETYREIVLSQLTEAEAA
- a CDS encoding ABC transporter ATP-binding protein — encoded protein: MAGPMGRMMAGGGPDQRSLDFKGSGKRLVARFRPERITIVVLLACVVLSVGLNVVGPKILGKATDLVFAGIVGRGMPEGASKEQVLDQMRQRGDGDVADMLRSTDFTPGEGIDFTAVGHVLLLALGVFTVAGLLMAVATRLVNRAVNHTMFRMREDVQTKLSRLPLSYFDKRQRGEVLSRATNDIDNIGQTLQQSMGQLINSVLTIIGVLAMMFYVSWILALVALVTVPLSFVIATRVGKRSQPHFVQQWRSTGALNAHIEEMYTGHALVKVFGRQEESARQFAEQNEALYEAGFRAQFNSGVMQPLMFFVSNLNYVLVAVVGGLRVATGSLSIGDVQAFIQYSRQFSMPLTQVASMANLVQSGVASAERVFELLDAEEQGADPVPGVRPEELRGQVALEHVSFRYDPDKPLIEDLSLKVEPGQTVAIVGPTGAGKTTLVNLLMRFYDVTGGRITLDGVDIARMSRDELRAGIGMVLQDTWLFGGTIAENIAYGAARDVTRGEIEEAARAAHADRFIRTLPDGYDTVIDDEGAGVSAGEKQLITIARAFLSDPVILVLDEATSSVDTRTEVLIQKAMAKLAHGRTSFVIAHRLSTIRDADTILVMENGAIVEQGGHEELLAAGGAYARLYKAQFAQAAAEVD
- the dnaG gene encoding DNA primase → MAGRINDEDVKAVRDAVPIDAVVSEYLQLRGAGGGNLKGLCPFHDEKSPSFQVSPSKGLFHCFGCQEGGDTITFVMKIDHLSFSEAVERLAGQAGITLRYEEGGYNPSHQRGERIRLVEAHKIAAEWYAEQLATSPEADTGRVFLAERGFDQAAAVHFGVGYSPQGWDHLTRYLRGKGFTDKELILSGLAQEGRRGPIDRFRGRLMWPIRDIGGDVVGFGARKLYEADNGPKYLNTPDTAIYRKSQVLYGIDLAKKEIAKTSRAVVVEGYTDVMACHLAGVTTAIATCGTAFGGDHIKILRRLLMDNGSARVIFTFDGDAAGQKAALRAFEDDQKFAAETYIAIAPDGMDPCDLRLAKGDEAVADLVEPRTPLFEFALRQIVSRYDLDTPAGRAAALDEAAPIVARIKNSGAQHEVAVQLAGMLGILDTQFVVKRVAQLARWARDRGGKGPAPDRHQHGSQQYAAAQPSAAPRGPALNLRNPVYATERELLKLALQRPELVSPAFDAYGVDEFTAPPYAAVRQAILDAGGAELGVADPQDYLVKVREAAPDDAVRAMVTELAVEAILLHKGVKGVDETYAGAQLVTVRRRAVERRIRDITSQLTRLGTHGDPAQLAAVQNELWVLQQYDQALREHGAAAL
- a CDS encoding NAD(P)/FAD-dependent oxidoreductase, with amino-acid sequence MVDADQTFIIVGGGLAGAKAAETLRAEGFTGRVILICDERDHPYERPPLSKGYLLGKEERDSVFVHEPAWYAANDIELHLGQTVDAIDRAAKTVRFGEDGTVVRYDKLLLATGAEPRRLDIPGTDLAGVHHLRRLAHAERLKHVLTNLGRDNGHLVIAGAGWIGLEVAAAAREYGAEVTVVHRGPTPLHHVLGPELGQLFADLHRDHGVRFHFGSRLTEIVGQDGMVLAARTDDGEEHPAHDVLAAIGAAPRVALAEAAGLEIADRARGGGVVVDERLRTSDPDIYAAGDVASFHHTLFETSLRVEHWANALNGGPAAARCMLGRDVTYDRVPYFFSDQYDLGMEYSGWAPPGTYDQVVIRGDASRREFIAFWVKEGRVLAGMNVNVWDVTDKIQQLIRSKARVSTEALADPHAPLDSLAS
- a CDS encoding FGGY family carbohydrate kinase — translated: MGIVAGLDSSPDFTRIVVCDTDSGAVLRQGYAPHPVESPDSGGRPSDVDPQAWLLSLGEAAGGGLLEGVQAIGVSAQQNAVVPLDAQGNTVRPAMVGADKRTQVAAADLIDALGGREAWAQAVGCVPQAAQPVTKLRWLARTEPENAQRTAILLQAHDWLVWQLLGRPVRRTTDRGGASGTGYWSAATGAYRPDLVELALGHQVMLPEVIGPADAAGTTPEGLLISVGTGETMAAAFGLGIGLGDAVVSLGASGSVMAVHPEALVDGSGMITALADATGMHLPVVTTLNAVRTLRGTAELLGLPDLESLSELAMKSTPGAHGLVLLPYLEGERTPNLPHTAGTLAGLRRESMKAEHLARAAFEGMLCGLADALDMLRARGVEVRRVFLLGPAAELPAVQAAAPSLFGTQVVVPQPADYAAIGAARQAAWALGASQGTLDARTPPAWQGAVAQVLEPGEELAVGQAVRQQFVSVREQTHPGAF
- a CDS encoding RNA polymerase sigma factor; amino-acid sequence: MPESSERGRSVPDGSQTPAVPLIAYGTDSGEAADSAPEVPLPPSLAAIILEVAPVQTQTLTQTDASGAVGVDGSAPDAEDDVLPAVPAQSRVVLRPETEPEEPPAEAIETAEAPEAVEPPPARPDTGGPSSDLFRQYLREIGRIPLLTAAEEVELARRVEAGLFAEEKLRLAPDLDSQLALDLDRLVVMGRMAKRRLIEANLRLVVSVAKRYVGRGLTMLDLVQEGNLGLIRAVEKFDYARGYKFSTYATWWIRQAMSRALADQARTIRVPVHVVELINRVVRVQRRMLQERGYEPTPEEVAAHLDLPPERVSEVLRLAQEPVSLHAPVGEEDDVALGDLIEDGDATSPVESAAFLLLKEHLEAVLSTLGERERKVVQLRYGLADGRPRTLEEIGRIFGVTRERIRQIESKTLNKLRDHAFADQLRGYLD